The Sulfurospirillum halorespirans DSM 13726 genome has a window encoding:
- a CDS encoding tetratricopeptide repeat protein has product MDNFFIAYRDPLFGVIILFAIVFVISFSNYWWGVFKSKEEKQSIDKFVKKFEIVTDENEYKKLLEDASIPLESLALLAHAYDKGGDYEKAINIYLVTLKRVKGKDEKQYLLSTLGKTYFKAGFLRRSSEVFLESLHLHPRNEESLKYLTVAYEQLQEYTKAEEVLDSLEELGAKVGVQRAYLKALSTIKDSRLKEGEKVEKLLELSSTVPFLKRKLFEFMLETGIKIEPSLFETLPFRGMMDLLWYVDFMVYDILTCKDPLVQQIAMARGLTPYIEPKNEAPFALDVLGKLHSVGYTKASISFEYLCFECKHVFPIHFYRCPHCQSIDTVTIQTNLIKADHEENISFL; this is encoded by the coding sequence TTGGATAATTTTTTTATAGCGTACCGTGATCCCCTCTTTGGCGTCATTATCTTGTTTGCGATTGTTTTTGTCATCTCGTTTTCCAACTATTGGTGGGGTGTTTTCAAGAGTAAAGAAGAGAAGCAAAGCATCGATAAATTTGTTAAAAAATTTGAAATTGTCACCGATGAAAACGAGTATAAAAAGCTCCTCGAAGACGCTTCCATTCCTCTCGAATCTCTAGCCCTGCTTGCGCATGCGTATGACAAAGGGGGCGATTATGAAAAAGCGATCAATATCTATCTGGTCACGCTCAAACGCGTTAAAGGCAAAGATGAGAAGCAGTACCTTCTCTCCACGTTGGGCAAGACCTATTTTAAAGCGGGTTTTCTTCGCCGAAGCTCTGAAGTTTTTTTAGAGTCATTGCACCTGCATCCACGCAACGAGGAGTCTTTGAAGTATTTAACCGTTGCTTATGAGCAACTTCAAGAATACACCAAAGCCGAAGAGGTATTGGACTCTTTGGAAGAGTTGGGTGCCAAAGTTGGTGTACAGCGAGCTTACTTAAAAGCGCTGAGCACGATTAAAGACAGTCGCCTCAAAGAGGGCGAAAAAGTTGAAAAACTTCTTGAACTCTCCTCCACAGTGCCTTTTTTAAAGCGAAAATTATTTGAATTCATGCTGGAAACTGGCATCAAAATTGAGCCTTCACTTTTTGAAACCTTGCCATTTCGAGGGATGATGGATCTGTTGTGGTATGTGGATTTTATGGTCTATGACATTCTTACATGTAAAGATCCTCTCGTGCAGCAAATCGCGATGGCACGAGGTCTTACGCCTTATATTGAACCCAAGAACGAAGCGCCGTTTGCGCTCGATGTTTTAGGCAAACTCCACAGTGTGGGGTATACGAAAGCAAGTATTAGTTTTGAGTACCTTTGCTTTGAATGCAAACACGTTTTCCCGATTCATTTTTACAGATGTCCGCACTGCCAAAGCATCGACACTGTAACGATTCAAACCAACCTTATTAAAGCGGATCATGAAGAAAATATCTCTTTTCTGTGA